The proteins below come from a single Chryseobacterium bernardetii genomic window:
- a CDS encoding alpha-ketoglutarate-dependent dioxygenase AlkB family protein, which yields MLSLFDETPDYPLNLLPNNGTVLYYGKVFPKEESDTYYDYLFNQIPWQHDEAVVFGKLILTKRKVAWFGEKAFEYTYSNRTKYAKPWTPELLKLKKKCEEVSGETYNSCLLNLYHDGSEGMAYHSDGETDLKKHGAIASLTFGAERKFLFKHKTTKEKVEIFLENGSLLIMKGTTQDHWLHRLPPTTKVTTPRVNLTFRTIEE from the coding sequence ATGCTCAGCCTGTTCGATGAAACACCGGATTATCCCTTAAACCTTCTTCCAAATAACGGAACCGTTCTGTATTATGGAAAGGTCTTCCCAAAAGAGGAGTCAGATACTTACTACGATTATCTTTTCAACCAGATTCCATGGCAGCATGATGAGGCTGTAGTCTTTGGAAAATTGATTCTTACCAAAAGAAAAGTAGCCTGGTTTGGGGAAAAAGCTTTTGAATATACTTACTCCAACAGAACAAAATATGCGAAACCCTGGACTCCCGAACTGCTGAAATTAAAAAAGAAATGTGAGGAAGTTTCAGGAGAAACCTATAATTCCTGTCTGCTTAATTTGTATCATGATGGTAGCGAAGGGATGGCTTATCACAGTGATGGTGAAACAGATCTGAAAAAACACGGTGCAATTGCTTCCCTAACTTTTGGAGCGGAAAGAAAGTTTTTATTCAAACATAAAACAACAAAAGAAAAAGTAGAAATATTTCTGGAAAACGGAAGCTTATTAATCATGAAAGGAACCACTCAGGATCATTGGCTCCACAGACTTCCACCCACAACAAAAGTGACTACTCCAAGAGTAAACCTTACCTTCAGAACTATTGAAGAATAA
- a CDS encoding bifunctional helix-turn-helix domain-containing protein/methylated-DNA--[protein]-cysteine S-methyltransferase — protein MSTQNQIDYNRIAKAIEYIQSNFRLQPSLEEVAENIHLSPAHFQKIFTDWAGTSPKKFLQFISLEHAKNLLKEEKASIFDTAYETGLSSTSRLHDMFVKIEGMSPAEYKNGGKSLVINYSFSDSPFGNILVASTEKGICYMAFENDKVTALGNLQHKFPNASFFERQDALQKNALSIFDKDWTKLSTIKLHLKGTDFQLKVWESLLTIPMGKLSTYGSLAEKIGNPKASRAVGTAIGSNPVAFLIPCHRVIQSTGHLGGYRWGSDRKQMIVGWESSQLYS, from the coding sequence ATGTCCACACAAAATCAAATAGATTACAACAGAATTGCCAAAGCGATAGAGTATATCCAGAGCAATTTCAGGCTTCAGCCAAGTTTGGAGGAAGTGGCAGAGAATATTCACTTGAGCCCGGCCCATTTTCAGAAGATTTTCACAGATTGGGCAGGAACAAGTCCGAAAAAATTTTTACAGTTCATAAGCCTTGAACATGCTAAAAATTTATTGAAGGAAGAAAAGGCAAGTATTTTTGATACCGCTTATGAAACGGGGCTTTCCAGTACAAGCAGGCTGCATGATATGTTTGTGAAAATAGAAGGAATGTCTCCTGCTGAATATAAAAACGGAGGAAAAAGCCTTGTCATTAATTATAGCTTTTCAGACAGCCCATTTGGGAATATCCTGGTAGCTTCCACAGAAAAAGGAATCTGCTATATGGCTTTTGAAAATGATAAAGTAACAGCATTAGGGAATTTACAGCATAAATTTCCTAATGCTTCTTTTTTCGAAAGACAGGATGCGCTTCAGAAAAATGCACTGTCTATATTTGATAAAGACTGGACCAAGCTCAGCACCATCAAACTTCATTTAAAAGGTACCGATTTTCAGTTAAAGGTTTGGGAAAGCTTACTGACTATTCCTATGGGAAAATTGTCTACTTATGGCAGCCTTGCCGAAAAAATAGGAAACCCTAAAGCCTCAAGGGCGGTAGGAACAGCCATAGGAAGTAATCCGGTGGCGTTTCTTATTCCTTGTCATCGTGTTATTCAATCTACCGGGCATCTTGGCGGTTACCGGTGGGGAAGTGACAGGAAGCAGATGATTGTGGGCTGGGAAAGTTCACAGCTTTACTCTTAA
- the speB gene encoding agmatinase — protein MKTYAGIPEENATLENSKVMLVTVPYDGTSTWGKGADKGPELFLDASENMELYDIETQTEPYLQGVYLAGEVSENSTPEAMTEAVYQKTKELLNHEGKVFTLFGGEHSVSIGSIRAVGEKFENLTVLQLDAHTDLRPEFHGSTSNHACAVFEANQKHNLVQVGIRSMDAEEAQYLPEGRVFFAHEIANNENWVNDVLEKVSGNVYITIDLDAFDPAIAPSTGTPEPGGLQWYPTLELLRKVFEKCNVVAFDIVELMDSPMAKPTAFLAAKLYYKMLAYNDIYNNN, from the coding sequence ATGAAAACATACGCAGGAATTCCCGAGGAAAACGCAACGTTAGAGAATTCGAAAGTAATGTTGGTAACAGTTCCTTACGATGGAACTTCAACATGGGGAAAAGGAGCTGATAAAGGTCCGGAATTATTCCTAGACGCTTCTGAAAATATGGAGCTTTATGACATTGAAACGCAAACTGAACCTTACCTTCAGGGAGTATATTTAGCTGGAGAAGTTTCTGAAAACTCTACTCCAGAAGCAATGACAGAAGCTGTTTATCAGAAAACAAAGGAGCTTTTGAACCATGAAGGAAAAGTATTCACGCTATTTGGGGGCGAGCACTCTGTTTCTATCGGTTCTATCCGTGCAGTAGGAGAGAAGTTTGAAAACCTTACTGTTCTTCAGCTGGATGCTCATACAGATTTACGTCCTGAGTTCCACGGTTCTACTTCTAACCACGCTTGTGCAGTGTTTGAAGCTAACCAGAAGCATAACCTGGTTCAGGTGGGAATCCGTTCTATGGATGCTGAAGAAGCTCAATATTTACCGGAAGGAAGAGTATTCTTTGCTCATGAAATCGCTAACAATGAGAACTGGGTGAATGATGTATTGGAAAAAGTTTCAGGGAATGTTTATATTACGATTGACCTTGATGCTTTTGATCCTGCAATTGCTCCATCTACGGGAACTCCTGAGCCAGGTGGATTACAATGGTATCCAACATTGGAACTATTAAGAAAAGTATTCGAAAAATGTAACGTAGTAGCATTTGATATTGTAGAATTGATGGATTCTCCAATGGCTAAGCCAACAGCTTTCCTTGCAGCTAAGTTATATTATAAAATGCTTGCTTATAACGATATTTATAATAACAACTAA
- a CDS encoding HAD family hydrolase — protein sequence MSLKAVLFDMDGVIVDTEPLHRKAYFKTFDELEIAVSEDLYTSFTGASTKRFCETLISQFDLNQTHEAIAGIKRSHFKDYFYNDDKFDLIPGVRNLIQHYHENGIKLILASSATMTTINMVFEKFALEKYFSGKISGADLKESKPHPEVFLLAAEMAGEPVENCMVIEDSTNGILAAHRAKIFCAAYRSPHSKNQDYTLADTVVSDYEDLELDKISKYF from the coding sequence ATGTCTTTAAAAGCTGTTCTTTTCGATATGGATGGGGTAATTGTAGACACAGAGCCATTGCATAGAAAAGCCTATTTCAAAACGTTTGATGAATTGGAAATTGCAGTTTCCGAAGATCTATACACTTCTTTTACAGGTGCCTCCACCAAAAGGTTTTGTGAAACATTAATCAGCCAGTTTGATCTGAATCAGACGCATGAGGCCATTGCAGGAATCAAAAGATCCCATTTTAAAGATTATTTTTATAATGACGATAAATTTGATCTGATCCCCGGAGTAAGAAACCTTATTCAGCATTATCATGAAAACGGAATCAAGCTTATTTTAGCTTCTTCAGCCACCATGACAACCATCAATATGGTATTTGAGAAGTTCGCATTGGAAAAATATTTCAGTGGAAAGATCAGTGGCGCAGATTTGAAGGAATCCAAACCTCATCCTGAAGTTTTCCTTCTGGCTGCTGAAATGGCAGGTGAACCTGTTGAAAACTGTATGGTAATTGAAGATTCTACAAATGGAATTCTGGCTGCCCACAGAGCTAAGATCTTCTGTGCTGCTTACAGAAGCCCACATTCAAAAAACCAGGATTATACATTGGCAGACACGGTGGTTTCCGATTATGAGGATCTTGAACTTGACAAAATTTCAAAATACTTTTAA
- a CDS encoding type III PLP-dependent enzyme domain-containing protein yields MKIKYSELIDQTLYFPTEEFNVSENNLLFHDVPLMEVVEQFGTPLKISYLPRISQNIQKAKSWFKEAFEKTEYKKSYTYCYCTKSSHFNFVLEEALKNEISIETSSAYDMDIVKSLYEKEKVDKNIEVICNGFKTDDYLTKISDMINSGFENITPILDNYRELDKLTESIDSTFNIGIRIASEEEPKFEFYTSRLGIGYKDIIPYYSQKIAEHPNARLKMLHFFINTGIKDTSYYWNELYKCLRVYARLKKIAPEVDSLNIGGGFPIKTSLNFDYDYQYMVEEIVSQIKKFCEEEGVEEPNIYTEFGSFTVGESGANLYKIISQKRQNDREKWNMIDSSFMTTLPDTWAISRHFIMLPLNRWEDTYERVFLGGLTCDSDDYYNSEQHTNAIYLPVFSDTKPLYIGFFHTGAYQETIGGYGGVHHCLMPQPRHVLIQKDENGELQYEIFREKQEPEDVLRLLGYK; encoded by the coding sequence ATGAAAATAAAGTACTCGGAACTTATTGATCAGACATTATATTTTCCTACAGAGGAATTTAATGTTTCTGAGAACAATTTGTTGTTTCACGACGTTCCATTGATGGAAGTAGTTGAACAATTTGGCACTCCGCTAAAGATTAGCTATCTGCCGAGAATTTCTCAAAATATCCAGAAAGCGAAAAGCTGGTTTAAAGAAGCTTTTGAAAAAACTGAATATAAAAAGAGTTATACTTACTGTTACTGTACAAAATCCAGTCATTTCAATTTCGTATTGGAAGAAGCATTGAAAAACGAAATTTCTATTGAAACTTCTTCTGCTTATGACATGGATATTGTAAAGTCTCTTTATGAAAAAGAGAAAGTAGATAAAAACATTGAAGTGATCTGTAATGGATTCAAAACAGATGATTATCTGACAAAAATTTCAGATATGATCAACAGTGGTTTTGAAAACATTACTCCGATTCTGGATAATTACCGTGAATTGGATAAACTTACAGAAAGTATAGATTCTACATTCAATATCGGGATCAGAATTGCTTCTGAAGAAGAACCGAAGTTCGAATTTTATACCTCAAGATTAGGAATCGGATATAAAGATATCATTCCATACTACAGCCAAAAGATTGCTGAACATCCGAATGCAAGATTGAAAATGCTTCATTTCTTCATTAATACAGGGATTAAGGATACATCATATTATTGGAACGAATTATACAAATGTCTTCGTGTATATGCCCGTCTGAAAAAAATTGCTCCTGAAGTAGATTCATTGAATATTGGTGGTGGATTCCCAATCAAAACTTCCCTGAATTTTGATTACGATTACCAGTATATGGTAGAAGAAATTGTTTCTCAGATCAAAAAATTCTGTGAAGAGGAAGGAGTAGAAGAGCCAAACATCTATACAGAATTCGGAAGTTTTACCGTTGGAGAAAGTGGAGCTAACCTTTATAAAATCATCTCTCAGAAACGTCAGAACGACAGAGAGAAGTGGAATATGATCGACTCTTCTTTCATGACCACTCTTCCTGATACATGGGCAATCTCAAGACACTTTATCATGCTTCCGCTAAACCGTTGGGAAGATACTTATGAGAGAGTATTCTTAGGTGGATTAACATGTGATTCAGATGACTACTACAACTCTGAGCAGCATACGAATGCTATTTATCTGCCGGTTTTCAGCGATACGAAACCTTTGTACATCGGATTCTTCCATACGGGTGCTTATCAGGAAACGATAGGTGGTTATGGTGGAGTACACCATTGCTTAATGCCTCAGCCAAGACACGTCTTGATCCAAAAAGATGAAAACGGCGAGTTACAGTACGAAATTTTCCGTGAAAAACAGGAACCGGAAGATGTATTGAGACTTCTTGGATACAAATAA